A region from the Bradyrhizobium erythrophlei genome encodes:
- a CDS encoding phosphoenolpyruvate hydrolase family protein, with product MARFERTELLKKFRAMVARGEPIVGAGAGTGLSAKCEEAGGVDLIVIYNSGRYRMAGRGSLAGLMPYGDANAIVVDMAGEVLPVVSKTPVLAGVNGTDPFRDMDVFLDQLKALGFAGVQNFPTVGLIDGVFRANLEETGMSYALEVEMIAKARAKDLLTTPYVFNAADAKAMAAAGADIVVCHLGLTTGGSIGAQTALKLEDCPARVDDWASAALAVNPDILVLAHGGPVAEPADAAFIMKHARKCHGFYGASSMERLPVERALTEQVRKFKAIDGR from the coding sequence ATGGCCCGATTTGAACGCACCGAGCTCCTGAAGAAATTCCGCGCCATGGTCGCGCGCGGCGAGCCGATCGTCGGGGCCGGCGCCGGCACCGGGCTCTCCGCCAAATGCGAGGAGGCCGGCGGCGTCGACCTGATCGTCATCTATAATTCGGGCCGTTACCGAATGGCCGGGCGCGGCTCGCTGGCAGGGCTGATGCCGTACGGCGACGCCAACGCGATCGTTGTCGACATGGCCGGCGAAGTCCTGCCCGTGGTCAGCAAGACGCCGGTGCTTGCCGGCGTAAACGGCACCGATCCGTTCCGCGACATGGATGTCTTCCTCGACCAGTTGAAGGCCCTCGGTTTCGCGGGCGTGCAGAATTTTCCGACCGTCGGCCTGATCGACGGCGTCTTCCGCGCCAATCTCGAAGAGACCGGCATGTCCTACGCCCTGGAGGTCGAGATGATCGCCAAGGCGCGCGCCAAGGATTTGCTGACCACGCCCTATGTGTTCAATGCCGCCGACGCCAAGGCGATGGCGGCAGCTGGTGCGGACATCGTGGTCTGCCATCTCGGCCTCACCACCGGCGGCTCGATCGGCGCGCAGACCGCGCTGAAGCTGGAGGATTGTCCGGCCCGCGTCGACGACTGGGCATCGGCGGCGCTGGCGGTCAATCCCGATATTCTGGTGCTGGCGCATGGCGGGCCGGTGGCCGAGCCGGCGGACGCCGCCTTCATCATGAAACACGCCCGCAAATGCCACGGCTTCTACGGAGCTTCCTCGATGGAGCGGCTTCCGGTGGAGCGGGCGTTGACGGAACAGGTTCGAAAATTCAAGGCGATCGACGGACGTTGA